The region GAAACAGCATGGCCCTGGTGGCCCAGGGCATGCCCAGCAGTGGGGGCCGCCCTGTGAGCCTCGCCAACCACAGCCTGGCCCGCAGGAGGCTGTGGAAGGTGCTCAGCACCCCCAGGGGCACCCCAAGCCCAAACACCAGCTGGTCCAGCACGTGGCCCCAGGATCTGGAGCCCTGGCCCTGGCTGGGGAGCTCCCCGGCAGGTGTCCTGTTGTAGGGGTCAGCGGGGCTTGCCTGGTCCCTCGGGGCTCGCAGGGCTGACCCACCGAGGCCCAGCAGGAGGAGCCAGAACCCAGCGGCCCAGAAAACCACCTGGCGAGCCGTGTGGTGAGCCAGCGCCCAGGCGGGCTGCAGCAGGACGGCCTGGCAGTCAGCAGCCGAGCGGGTCAGCAGGCGGCCGCTGGCGTAGAAGGTCAGGAAGGCCAGGCTGGGGTCCAGACGGCAGAAGGCAGCACCCAGGGGCCAGCAGGAGCGTGTCCAGGTGAGGGTCAGCGGCAGGAGGACTGTGAAGATGGCATCGGTGGTGGCCTGGTGGCCAAACCAGGCAGCCGACAaaggggaaggcaggagggggCCCGCAGCCTTGATCAGCAGGCCGTGGCTGGTCACCTCCAGCAAGTAGGAGGTGAGCGCCACCAGGGAGTAGAGGAGGATGAGGGAGGCCCAGGGCAGGCACAGCGCCTCATGGGGAGCCAACCGCGGAGTCTCTGCAGGGTCCTCCATGGGCTGGATGATGCTGTGGGGACCCACAGGCCACCACATTAGTGTGACCTGCCACCGTCCCCAGAACCGCCCAGGTCCTGCAGTCAGCCCCACTGTCCACCCAGAGGCCCAGGCATCATCCTCTCCTGCTCATCTCCCATCCTGGCTCTGCCCACGGCACCCACCCCGTTCAGAACTCATtttcctccccagcctccctgcctccagcctcctgcTCCAGCCCATCTTGGAATACTCCAGAGCTGACCTGTCCCTCCCCTGATCGCAGCCCTTCCGGTGCTCCCCAGCACCCCTGGACAAGGTCCCAGCCCCTCAGCCCAGGGTGGAAATCCTGGGAGGCTGTCCCTGTTCCCCACTGCCTCCTCTTCTGGCCTCCCTCAGCATCAGGCCTACAGGCTTCCGGAGCCAGCTTCTGCCCTTCAACCCTTCTGTCCTCCGACCTCCTGGACTCTGCATCTCCAAATCTCAGCGCCCTACCTGCCAGGTGGCTTCTCTGAGCAGCTCCTCCTCCAGGTGGAGAAACCAAAGCCCAGAAAGAGGGATTCGAAATCCCACTGCAAAGCCGACACCGTGGGACCCTGAGGCCTGGGTGTCACCTCGGGGATCTGCCTGCAAGGCCAGCTCTGTCTGCAGGCCTCACTGTATCCCCTCTGCTCCGTGGTGTCCTC is a window of Ictidomys tridecemlineatus isolate mIctTri1 chromosome 15, mIctTri1.hap1, whole genome shotgun sequence DNA encoding:
- the LOC106145450 gene encoding C3a anaphylatoxin chemotactic receptor; translated protein: MEDPAETPRLAPHEALCLPWASLILLYSLVALTSYLLEVTSHGLLIKAAGPLLPSPLSAAWFGHQATTDAIFTVLLPLTLTWTRSCWPLGAAFCRLDPSLAFLTFYASGRLLTRSAADCQAVLLQPAWALAHHTARQVVFWAAGFWLLLLGLGGSALRAPRDQASPADPYNRTPAGELPSQGQGSRSWGHVLDQLVFGLGVPLGVLSTFHSLLRARLWLARLTGRPPLLGMPWATRAMLFLCWFPFHLLLLLRLLGMQESGLDLGDVWVLLRPLGFTLVMASGCLNPLLYVCVAQALGRQLCQSLWSCPSGASGEEPGGLSPPAAT